In one Nostoc sp. KVJ3 genomic region, the following are encoded:
- a CDS encoding efflux RND transporter periplasmic adaptor subunit: MTSPEPQTDFGEKTPETSFEPPSGKRRWLWLFLAALLLLGGGTAIIWRLLTPQNSALSTANTQPQGVRVKISTVQSGIIEESSDFIASLKSQHSIILQPRIQGQVTQIFVKSGDPVAEGAAIIQVDRTAQAAIALNNAPPQAFLLQLENARATLKSLEAQRASYVANVQLYQQTYEKYSVLADQGAVSRQSRNQFADRLANAKTNLDAIDSRIQAQRANILQAEKSLQQANINTQPQQIQSDKITAPFSGTVGNIAVKVGDLVNTSTQLVNFTQNRPLEVNISVPLQQGPQLRKGMPVEVMNTQGQKLGRSRVFFIAPNASNDTQGVLIKALFDNSNGELHADQLVRARVFWNQRPGILIPTTAMTRIGGDTFVYVVETEKSPQGISQEVARQRRVKLGEIKDNNYQVIEGLQPEDKVIISGLLNLRDGVAIVPES; this comes from the coding sequence ATGACATCCCCTGAGCCTCAAACTGATTTTGGAGAAAAAACTCCAGAAACCTCATTTGAGCCACCTTCTGGAAAACGGCGGTGGCTTTGGTTATTTTTAGCTGCACTACTATTGTTAGGGGGCGGAACAGCTATAATTTGGCGTTTGCTCACTCCGCAAAATTCAGCACTTTCAACTGCTAACACTCAACCTCAAGGGGTAAGAGTCAAGATATCCACAGTCCAAAGCGGCATTATTGAGGAAAGTTCGGATTTTATTGCTAGCCTAAAGTCCCAGCATTCAATCATTCTTCAGCCAAGGATTCAGGGTCAAGTTACCCAGATATTTGTCAAATCGGGAGATCCAGTTGCCGAAGGAGCGGCAATTATCCAAGTAGATCGTACAGCACAAGCAGCGATCGCTCTTAACAATGCTCCGCCTCAAGCATTTTTACTGCAACTGGAAAATGCCCGCGCTACACTCAAATCTCTGGAAGCCCAACGAGCATCATACGTTGCTAATGTGCAATTGTATCAGCAGACCTACGAAAAGTATTCCGTTTTAGCTGACCAAGGAGCCGTGTCTCGACAAAGTCGCAATCAATTTGCTGACAGACTCGCTAATGCTAAGACTAATCTTGATGCCATTGATTCCAGGATTCAAGCACAACGAGCCAACATATTGCAAGCTGAAAAAAGTTTGCAGCAAGCTAATATAAATACTCAACCACAACAGATTCAGTCCGACAAAATTACCGCTCCCTTTAGTGGCACAGTTGGTAACATCGCTGTGAAAGTTGGTGATTTAGTTAATACTTCCACCCAACTAGTTAATTTCACGCAAAATCGACCTTTAGAAGTCAATATCTCAGTACCACTACAGCAAGGGCCACAATTGCGGAAGGGGATGCCGGTGGAGGTTATGAATACACAAGGTCAAAAACTTGGTAGAAGTAGGGTATTTTTCATTGCACCTAATGCCAGTAATGACACACAAGGGGTACTAATCAAAGCCCTTTTTGACAACTCTAACGGTGAGTTACATGCAGATCAATTAGTCAGAGCTAGAGTGTTTTGGAATCAGCGCCCCGGAATTTTAATTCCCACAACAGCAATGACTCGTATAGGTGGAGACACTTTTGTTTATGTAGTTGAAACAGAAAAATCTCCCCAAGGTATATCCCAAGAAGTAGCTCGACAAAGGCGAGTGAAGTTAGGCGAGATCAAAGATAATAATTACCAAGTTATTGAAGGATTACAGCCTGAAGATAAAGTTATTATCTCTGGGTTGCTCAATCTTAGGGATGGTGTTGCGATCGTTCCAGAATCTTAG
- a CDS encoding creatininase family protein produces MLLHLSTWQEVEAYLQQSRGIIFPIGSTEQHGPTGLIGTDAICAEAIAAGVGDVTGAIVGPTINVGMALHHTAFPGTISLRPSTLIQVIRDYVTCLAKAGFTKFYFINGHGGNIATLKAAFSETYAHLEDLQIANAQQVQCLVANWFMCGSVYRLAKELYGDQEGSHATPSEVALTQYVYPEAIKQAPLSPEVASGHKIYSAADFRVRYPDGRMGSNPALATPEHGKQFYDLAVKELSNGYLEFVNAD; encoded by the coding sequence ATGTTACTGCATTTAAGTACTTGGCAAGAAGTCGAAGCTTATTTACAGCAGTCAAGGGGAATTATTTTCCCTATTGGTTCCACAGAACAACACGGGCCAACAGGGTTAATTGGCACTGATGCTATTTGTGCAGAAGCGATCGCAGCTGGTGTGGGTGATGTAACTGGTGCGATCGTTGGCCCTACAATCAATGTAGGCATGGCGCTGCATCATACTGCCTTTCCTGGCACAATCAGTCTGCGTCCCAGCACTTTAATTCAAGTAATACGAGATTATGTAACTTGTTTAGCCAAAGCTGGTTTTACCAAGTTTTACTTTATCAACGGACACGGTGGTAATATCGCCACCCTGAAAGCGGCTTTCTCCGAAACTTACGCTCATTTAGAAGATTTGCAGATTGCCAATGCTCAACAGGTGCAATGTCTTGTGGCAAACTGGTTTATGTGCGGTTCTGTATATAGGCTAGCTAAAGAGTTATATGGGGATCAAGAAGGTTCTCATGCAACACCAAGCGAAGTAGCCCTCACCCAGTACGTTTATCCAGAAGCGATTAAGCAAGCACCCCTATCACCAGAAGTTGCAAGTGGACATAAGATTTATAGCGCCGCTGACTTTCGAGTGCGTTATCCAGATGGACGTATGGGATCAAATCCGGCTTTAGCAACACCAGAACACGGGAAGCAATTTTATGATTTGGCGGTGAAGGAACTTAGTAATGGCTATTTGGAATTTGTAAACGCAGATTGA
- a CDS encoding cupin domain-containing protein, with protein MEIKIEHQPRQERLNQLGVYKWEIWQKEVSKFPWTYDSQETCYFLEGNVIVTPDGGQPVQMGKGDLVIFPADMSCIWEITKDVKKHYYFD; from the coding sequence ATGGAAATTAAAATTGAGCATCAGCCCAGACAAGAACGCCTCAATCAATTGGGTGTCTATAAATGGGAAATTTGGCAAAAGGAAGTCTCAAAATTCCCTTGGACTTATGATTCTCAAGAAACTTGTTACTTTTTGGAAGGCAATGTAATTGTTACTCCTGATGGTGGACAGCCAGTGCAAATGGGTAAAGGCGATTTGGTGATTTTTCCTGCTGACATGTCCTGCATTTGGGAAATTACAAAGGACGTGAAAAAACATTATTACTTTGATTAG
- a CDS encoding Mo-dependent nitrogenase C-terminal domain-containing protein — protein sequence MLKTSTRRIFLPAFIQPLAENNQADGKNQLSKLDLLQPLRQRLDKIEIQNRKLAKFIAKLIPAQCPFERDIKLFGRTIVHIPPMCKLNPLYNELVYLRFRALCYLVDQCGEDIQSYC from the coding sequence ATGCTTAAAACAAGTACTCGGCGAATTTTTCTACCTGCTTTTATTCAACCTTTGGCAGAAAATAATCAAGCAGATGGTAAAAACCAATTATCTAAATTAGATTTACTGCAACCATTGCGTCAAAGGCTGGACAAAATTGAAATTCAGAATCGGAAATTAGCCAAATTTATTGCGAAACTGATTCCTGCCCAGTGCCCATTTGAGCGTGATATCAAGCTTTTTGGTCGCACAATAGTCCATATTCCGCCAATGTGCAAGCTAAATCCGCTTTATAACGAACTTGTTTACTTGCGTTTTCGCGCTTTGTGTTATTTAGTAGATCAGTGTGGAGAGGATATTCAATCCTACTGCTGA
- a CDS encoding protein kinase domain-containing protein: MTIQLLNDRYQVIRTLGAGGFGETYLAEDTYMPSKRRCVVKQLRPIHNNPQIYQLVQERFQREAAILEELGGASDQIPALYAYFSSGGQFYLVQEWVEGDTLTGKVQKQGLFSESAVQELFINLLPILDYVHSKHIVHRDIKPDNIIVRDRDRKPVLIDFGAVRESMGTVVNSQGNPTSSIVIGTPGYMPSEQAAGRPVFSSDLYSLGMTVIYLLTGKQAQQLETNSQTGEIVWRQYASHVSPIMAGVIDKAIAYHPRDRYPTARAMLDTLQSIANPIPPTQPLLTQPTVVSAPPPQTLPIKPQPTPQNNQNNILIGSLIAGGLVGASVIISQVLTKPTQSTADKTVLPSETPSTITSPAITTPEFIPTTPSVPTQSPPSPPTSIPPVDTTAVNNYSWLSQISVTDADLAGKDGFQLDIMRNSIFARHGRRFDTGGLQDYFDKQPWYRPIYPAKAFPPKLLSKLEQQNVEYINKYQDRYNLRYFKK; encoded by the coding sequence ATGACAATACAGCTGCTAAACGATCGCTATCAAGTTATTCGCACACTGGGCGCTGGTGGGTTTGGTGAAACCTATCTAGCGGAGGATACTTATATGCCCTCAAAGCGCCGTTGTGTGGTTAAACAGCTAAGACCGATTCACAACAATCCCCAAATTTACCAACTGGTACAGGAGAGGTTTCAACGGGAAGCAGCTATTTTAGAAGAACTCGGCGGCGCATCTGACCAAATTCCAGCATTGTATGCCTATTTCTCCTCTGGCGGACAATTTTACTTAGTTCAGGAGTGGGTTGAAGGCGATACCCTAACTGGAAAAGTTCAAAAACAGGGGTTATTTAGCGAAAGCGCTGTCCAGGAATTATTCATAAATTTATTACCAATCCTGGATTACGTTCACTCTAAGCATATCGTTCACCGCGATATTAAACCGGATAATATCATTGTGCGCGATCGCGATCGCAAACCAGTGCTAATTGATTTTGGTGCTGTGCGGGAATCAATGGGAACAGTGGTTAATTCTCAAGGTAATCCTACCAGTTCTATTGTCATTGGGACACCTGGCTATATGCCTAGCGAACAAGCCGCAGGTAGACCAGTTTTTTCTAGTGATTTATATAGTTTAGGAATGACGGTAATTTATTTGCTGACTGGTAAGCAAGCACAGCAACTAGAAACAAATTCCCAAACAGGTGAAATTGTCTGGCGACAGTATGCGAGTCATGTTAGCCCAATTATGGCAGGAGTAATTGATAAAGCGATCGCTTATCATCCGCGCGATCGCTATCCTACAGCTAGAGCAATGCTGGATACTTTGCAGAGCATAGCAAATCCAATTCCACCGACGCAACCCCTCTTGACTCAACCGACTGTTGTCTCTGCACCACCACCTCAGACGTTACCTATCAAACCACAGCCTACCCCTCAAAATAATCAGAATAATATTCTCATCGGTAGTTTAATCGCAGGTGGGCTAGTTGGCGCATCTGTGATTATTAGCCAAGTGTTAACAAAACCTACTCAATCTACAGCAGACAAAACGGTATTACCTTCAGAAACACCATCAACTATCACCAGCCCCGCGATTACAACTCCCGAATTTATCCCAACTACTCCATCAGTTCCTACTCAATCTCCACCTTCCCCCCCTACATCAATACCGCCAGTTGATACCACGGCAGTCAACAATTATTCCTGGCTTTCCCAAATATCTGTAACTGATGCAGATTTGGCTGGTAAAGACGGTTTCCAACTAGATATTATGCGAAATTCTATTTTTGCCCGCCACGGTCGTCGTTTTGATACTGGTGGATTACAAGATTACTTTGATAAGCAACCTTGGTATAGGCCTATATATCCAGCAAAAGCATTTCCGCCTAAATTGCTGTCAAAGTTAGAGCAGCAAAATGTAGAGTATATCAACAAATATCAAGATCGTTACAACTTGAGATATTTTAAGAAATAA
- a CDS encoding GIY-YIG nuclease family protein produces MALETNLSSLATLEYIPYINDSGQLPEQFQGKIGVYAIFDQEQGLQFVGYSRDVYLSLKQHLVRQPQHCYWVKVQTIERPSRTILENTENAWIAENGSMPWGNGDNKEKWTHPIDVKVVMTPEELEKYQNPANDELAQTKIIKNVARRVEAEISTQLLEVRGLQMQIRFNPKLKEEGLLDLK; encoded by the coding sequence ATGGCTCTTGAAACCAATCTTTCTTCTTTGGCAACCCTAGAATACATTCCTTACATTAATGATAGTGGTCAATTACCCGAACAATTTCAAGGTAAAATTGGGGTATATGCTATTTTTGACCAAGAACAAGGACTGCAATTTGTCGGATACTCCCGTGATGTTTACCTCAGTCTCAAGCAGCATTTAGTCCGTCAGCCACAACACTGCTATTGGGTGAAAGTTCAAACTATTGAACGCCCTAGTCGCACAATTTTAGAAAATACTGAAAATGCTTGGATTGCGGAAAATGGCAGTATGCCTTGGGGAAACGGGGATAATAAGGAAAAATGGACTCATCCCATTGATGTCAAAGTGGTAATGACACCTGAAGAACTGGAAAAATATCAAAATCCAGCTAATGACGAATTAGCACAAACGAAAATTATTAAAAATGTGGCGCGGAGAGTAGAAGCAGAAATTTCAACGCAATTACTAGAAGTGCGTGGTTTGCAAATGCAAATTCGCTTCAATCCTAAATTGAAAGAAGAAGGTTTACTAGATTTGAAATGA
- a CDS encoding GNAT family N-acetyltransferase, producing the protein MNQSNLSLPSGCILRKATSADKWSIRLLIFSAKLDPSQLKWQQFWVVEYDANLVACGQLRNFSGAQELGSLVVTSTWRGRGLGTFLIQHLINTATQPLYLECLGEGLAQFYSRFDFVPISFEDLPEFPKTGGLSTLKGKFRFSQLAKRLLRVPVVFMEYRANS; encoded by the coding sequence ATGAACCAAAGCAATCTATCGTTACCATCTGGATGTATTCTTCGCAAAGCAACCTCTGCGGATAAATGGTCGATTCGATTGCTGATATTCTCAGCGAAACTCGACCCAAGTCAATTAAAATGGCAACAATTTTGGGTAGTTGAATATGATGCAAATCTCGTAGCTTGCGGACAGCTACGTAATTTTTCAGGGGCACAAGAACTTGGTAGTTTGGTCGTTACATCAACTTGGAGAGGTCGTGGTTTGGGTACTTTCCTAATACAACATTTGATTAATACAGCAACACAACCGCTTTATCTTGAATGTTTAGGTGAAGGATTAGCACAGTTTTACAGTCGTTTTGACTTTGTGCCAATATCTTTTGAAGACTTACCAGAATTTCCTAAAACAGGAGGCTTGTCTACGCTCAAGGGGAAATTTAGATTTTCACAATTAGCTAAAAGATTGCTCAGAGTTCCTGTAGTGTTCATGGAATATCGAGCTAATTCGTAA
- a CDS encoding class I SAM-dependent methyltransferase — MTDNFFSNKKLLFDLWASSYDWLFPSVFYRAVHKRLLESVDLPEQANVLDIGCGTGRLLERLATQFPDLQGTGLDLSANMLRVARQSNRHRPRLIYIEGKAESLPFADGQFDAVFSTISFLHYLEPKQVVSEIARVLSPGGRFYLVDITCKQDSKPQLLPVSPRGITLYSPNQRQLLGSSVGLLCLNHHYLLGPVLLTIFTKPPI; from the coding sequence ATGACTGATAACTTTTTCAGTAACAAAAAGCTCCTTTTTGACCTATGGGCATCAAGTTACGACTGGCTCTTTCCTTCAGTGTTTTATCGAGCCGTTCACAAACGGTTGTTGGAGTCAGTCGATTTGCCAGAACAAGCAAACGTACTTGATATCGGCTGTGGCACTGGACGCTTACTTGAGCGCCTTGCTACTCAGTTTCCCGACCTGCAAGGCACTGGATTGGATTTATCTGCTAATATGTTGCGCGTAGCAAGACAGAGCAACCGTCACCGTCCACGTTTAATTTATATTGAGGGCAAAGCTGAGTCTCTTCCCTTTGCCGATGGTCAATTTGACGCTGTTTTTAGCACTATCAGCTTCTTACACTATTTGGAACCGAAACAAGTGGTGAGTGAAATAGCACGGGTACTTTCTCCCGGTGGACGTTTCTACTTGGTTGACATTACCTGCAAACAAGATTCAAAACCTCAATTATTGCCAGTTTCCCCACGTGGAATTACACTTTACAGCCCTAATCAACGTCAACTTCTTGGCTCCTCTGTTGGGTTATTGTGTTTGAATCACCACTATTTATTAGGGCCAGTATTGCTAACAATTTTTACTAAACCTCCAATTTGA
- a CDS encoding Mo-dependent nitrogenase C-terminal domain-containing protein, whose product MKSFIQTQLHNELLHPVREWLETREIHNSKLAHFLCKAIPAQCPFEQDIIVFGRKLLHIPPMCKLNPLYEEVVGLRFKALCYLADECGEDVTAYC is encoded by the coding sequence ATGAAAAGCTTTATTCAAACCCAATTACACAATGAGCTACTGCACCCAGTCCGTGAGTGGTTGGAAACGAGAGAAATTCATAACTCCAAATTGGCTCATTTTCTCTGCAAAGCTATTCCTGCTCAGTGTCCTTTTGAGCAAGACATCATAGTGTTTGGTCGGAAGCTGTTGCACATTCCTCCGATGTGTAAATTAAATCCACTATACGAGGAAGTGGTTGGTTTGCGTTTTAAAGCCCTCTGTTATCTTGCCGATGAATGCGGTGAAGATGTGACTGCTTATTGCTAA